A genomic region of Pirellulales bacterium contains the following coding sequences:
- a CDS encoding SDR family oxidoreductase — protein MAAKRTDGMLKPGSFDGKTIVITGGGTGLGKSVGQYLLSLGANLVICGRRKEVIEQTAAELAKESGRDVLGAACDVRVPEQVDALVAAAYGRFGAVDGLINNAAGNFICPTERLSYNAVNTVVDIVLKGSYNCTLAFGKRWIAEKHPATVLSISTTYAWTGSGYVVPSAMGKAGVLIMTRSLAAEWGKYGIRLNAIAPGPFPTEGAWSRLMPPGMDGMFASENRIPLGRLGEHQELANLAAYLLSEYSAYITGTCVTIDGGEWLRGAGEFNALEAVTSEQWDALQAAMKPKKK, from the coding sequence ATGGCTGCCAAACGTACCGACGGCATGCTCAAGCCCGGCTCTTTCGACGGCAAAACCATCGTCATCACCGGCGGTGGGACCGGACTTGGTAAATCGGTCGGACAATACCTGCTGTCGCTCGGCGCGAACCTGGTCATCTGCGGCCGCCGGAAAGAGGTCATCGAGCAGACAGCCGCCGAGCTGGCCAAGGAGTCGGGACGGGACGTGCTGGGCGCAGCCTGCGATGTGCGCGTGCCCGAGCAGGTCGATGCCTTGGTCGCGGCGGCGTACGGGCGCTTTGGCGCGGTGGACGGTCTGATCAACAACGCAGCCGGCAATTTTATCTGCCCCACCGAGCGACTGTCGTACAACGCCGTGAACACGGTCGTCGATATCGTGCTCAAGGGGAGCTACAACTGCACGCTGGCGTTCGGCAAGCGTTGGATCGCCGAGAAGCATCCGGCCACGGTACTGTCGATCAGCACGACCTATGCCTGGACCGGGTCGGGCTACGTCGTACCCTCGGCGATGGGAAAAGCGGGCGTGTTGATCATGACGCGCTCGCTGGCGGCCGAATGGGGTAAATACGGCATCCGTCTGAACGCGATCGCGCCCGGTCCTTTTCCAACCGAAGGGGCCTGGTCGCGGTTGATGCCGCCGGGCATGGACGGCATGTTCGCTTCGGAGAACCGCATCCCACTGGGCAGGCTCGGCGAGCATCAGGAACTGGCCAATCTAGCCGCCTACCTGCTGAGCGAGTACAGCGCGTACATCACCGGCACTTGCGTCACGATCGACGGGGGCGAATGGCTGCGCGGGGCGGGCGAGTTCAACGCCCTGGAAGCGGTCACAAGCGAACAATGGGACGCGTTACAGGCGGCGATGAAGCCGAAGAAGAAGTAA
- a CDS encoding DUF1549 domain-containing protein, with protein MRFNAISLAVVFCLAAVARAEPAATTSQGEKLFRDTVAPIFERRCLSCHSGDEPKGGLSLVTAQASLSGGESGPAIVPGKPDESLLVTYVSGDEPEMPKGQPRLSAADVAAIRQWVTAGATWPANVTLEDRSKSGPWWSLAPLVRPAVPEVSSDWVRTPIDAFILQKQNELGLRHAAEADRRTLIRRLTFDLHGLPPSPEEIDAFIADARPDAYEQLVDRLLASPRYGERWGRYWLDVVHYGESHGYDKDKPRPNAWPYRDYVIDSLNADKPYSRFVLEQLAGDVLYPDD; from the coding sequence ATGCGTTTTAATGCAATATCTCTTGCAGTCGTATTCTGCCTGGCTGCAGTTGCGCGCGCCGAGCCGGCTGCTACGACATCTCAGGGCGAGAAGCTGTTTCGAGACACGGTCGCGCCGATCTTCGAGCGTCGATGCCTCTCTTGTCACAGCGGCGACGAACCCAAGGGCGGTCTCTCGCTGGTTACTGCCCAAGCGTCGTTGAGCGGCGGCGAAAGTGGTCCGGCCATTGTGCCGGGTAAGCCAGACGAAAGCTTGCTCGTTACGTACGTAAGCGGCGACGAGCCCGAGATGCCCAAAGGCCAGCCACGGCTTTCGGCGGCCGATGTGGCTGCGATTCGCCAGTGGGTGACAGCCGGCGCGACGTGGCCCGCGAACGTCACGCTCGAAGACCGCAGCAAGTCGGGCCCGTGGTGGTCGCTGGCGCCGCTTGTGCGTCCGGCCGTGCCAGAGGTCAGCTCCGACTGGGTCCGCACGCCGATCGACGCCTTTATCTTGCAAAAGCAGAACGAACTGGGCCTGCGGCATGCTGCCGAGGCCGATCGCCGCACGCTGATCCGCCGTTTGACCTTCGACCTGCACGGTTTGCCGCCGTCGCCCGAGGAGATCGATGCTTTTATTGCCGACGCGCGGCCCGACGCCTACGAGCAATTAGTCGACCGCCTGCTCGCGTCTCCTCGCTACGGCGAGCGGTGGGGACGCTACTGGCTCGACGTCGTTCATTACGGCGAGTCGCACGGCTACGACAAGGACAAGCCCCGGCCGAATGCCTGGCCGTACCGCGACTACGTGATCGATTCATTGAACGCCGACAAGCCTTACTCGCGCTTCGTTCTCGAGCAATTGGCGGGCGATGTCCTCTATCCTGATGAT